The genomic window TAGATTTCAGTACAGATTTAATTGGTGGAGGCTTTAACTTTACTAATCCTAATGCATCACAAACTTGTGGCTGTGGCAGTTCATTTGCAGTTTAAATTTAACCAATAGAATTTTTAAATTAACAATGGATCAATCAGAGGAAAGTTTTTTTGAAAAATCACTACAACGCTATAAAGCTGGGACAGCAGCAGAGGATTTGATTGAAGATTTTCAGAAAATAGCTTCTACTACTCCTAATAATGCTGCTGCATGGACATGCTTGTCTTGGTTGCAACTTTTATGTGATTCGCCTCAGGAAGCCTTGCAATCTGCAAGGTATGCAGTGAAACTCAATGGACAAGATCCACAGTCAAGGATAAATTTGAGTCTTGCATTATTAGAAACAAATTCTAAGGGAGTTAGAGATCATATTGATTATGTTAAAAGAGCTATGTTGGTTCTTCCTGAATTAGAAAAAGAATTAAAAGAATCATTTGAAGATGGTCTTTCACGAAAACCTAATTGGAAGACGTTACTAAAAATAAAAAGATGGTTAGATCTTTAATAGATGATAAGAATTGATTAGAATATTTAGTTTAATATTGATTTTAAAGCCTCATTAATTGTAGGAAAAATAAATTTAAACCTTAGCTTTTTAAATTTTTTAGATTGTACATTTTGTCCCTCTAAAACTACACGTGCTCCATCTCCTAAAATTAATTTTAGTATTGGACCTGGCACCGCCAAAAGGCTTGGCCTTCCAAGTACTTTGCCAAGTAAACTTGCAAACTCATTCATTCTTACTGGATTTGGTGCAACTCCATTTATTACACCTGAAAAAGACGAATTTTTAATACTTTCGTTAATCAGATTACAAATATCTGTTCTATGTATCCAGCTCATCCATTGTTTTCCATCTCCAATAGGACCTCCAAGACCAGCTTTGAAAATGGGTAGCATTTTTCCAAGTGCTCCTCCATCTTTGGCCAATACAATTCCAATTCTTATAATTAAAAGTCGAGTTGCTCTTGGTTTGTTTTTTGCAATAGTTTCCCATTCTTGACATAAATTAGCTAGGTAATCATCACCAGGAATATCTTCTTCAGTAAATTCAGTTTGAGAATGTGAGCCATAAAAACCAATCGCAGAAGCGTTAATTAGGACTTTTGGGGATTTTTTTAGATTACGAAGGTTTTGAATCAGATTTTTAGTTGTTTCTAGGCGACTATTGGTAATCTCTTTGCAATGTTCGTCAGTCCATCTTTTTTCAGCAATTGGCTCGCCTGCAAGGTTTATTACTCCCTCACAGCTTTGAAGCGAGCTTTGCAATTCTTCATTATTCCAAGAAGAAGAGTCAGCGGGATTCATTTGAATAACCTTGATCTCTGAGCTATTAACTGTCATTTTTATTTTTTTTTCGGATTGTCTAGATATGATCGTGAGTTTGTGGCCTTCACTAATGAGTAAAGGAATTAATTCTCGTCCTATGAAGCCAGTGCAACCAGTAAGAAATAATTTCATGATCTCTTCAGTTATATTTGCTTAGCTTAAAGGGATTTTCATTAACTTATGGAGTTTTCATTCAAGAATATTGGGGTACTAGAATTTTCAATTTCTTAATGACATGATTTTTATTATTTTGTATTAACTGTTATTCTTCGTTTAAACCTTTGAATGAAGTCATTTAACTTTTTTTGATTATTTAACATGTCTGATCAACCTGCAAAAGTAGATGATTCACAATCACCTCCAAAAGTAATTAAGAAATTCAGAAAAGGAGATCTTATAAAAGTCGATCGTGTGAAATATTTAAATAGCTTAGAATCTAAAGCAAGTGATAATAATTTACCTGAATATATTTTTCAAGGTCCAGGAGAGGTACTACTTATTAAAGGTGATTATTGTCAAATTAGGTGGAGGAGACCTGTTCCTGATGTCTGGATAAGTTCTGATCACATAGTTTCATATTAGTAACTATGTGATCAATATTATTTATTAAAAAGCCATTCTTTTTTATTTGTTTGTAAGAATTTTCTTTTTTTCTTTGCTTCTGCAATCATTGACTTGCCATCGTGTAGATAATTATCAACATAACCCATAGTGTAGCGCTCTAATTCATTAAGACCGTCCTCAACTTGTGATAAGCAATGATAAAGATCTAAGCTAAAATCTTTAATTAGAGAAGGACTTGCAATAGAGGTATATATTATTTTTACTTTATTAATTTTGCTTTTACTTTTTTCAAGATATAAGCAGAAAGTATCCATTAATAACTCATCATAAGGGTCTGCTGACAAGTCTCTGATTTTTGCTGGTAAAGGATTAACTATTTGACCAAGTAATTTATCGATTGGGATATAAATATTCTTAAACCAAGTTTTTATATCTTCAGATTGCGAGGAATGAGTGGTCTCTTTTTTATATCTAGTTTCCCTGTTAGCATTACAATTATCAATTTTATTTACTTTATTATTCTTGTGCTTTGTCTTTAATATTTCCCATGCAGCATTTATTTCGAGCATTACTTTTATATCTCCTCCTTTATCTGGATGATGTATTTTTACAAGCTCTCTATATGCCTTTTTAATATCTTGGAGGTTTGTCTTGGGATGAACTTTTAATATTTGATATGGGTCGCTAGTCATTTAAAAAGATTATTTATTTTTTAGAGATACTCATTTCCTCTAACTGGATTTGCAGGAATAGAAGTAAACATAGTTGTCGAAAGATATCTTTCTCCAAAGCTAGGTAAAATAACAACTAAACGCTTATTGGCAAATTCAGATTTGCTACCAATCTTGAGCGCTGCCGCTACTGCCGCTCCACTGCTTACTCCACTTAGTAAACCTTCCTCTTTTGCAAGCCTCCTTCCTATTTCCATTGCTTCATCATCACTGATTTGTATTACTTCATCAAGTTGACTCATATCTAATACATTAGGTATAAAACCAGCACCAATTCCTTGTATTGCATGAGTTCCAGATTTACCTCCTGAGAGTATTGGACTAGATGATGGTTCTACAGCAAAAACCTTAATTTTAGGATTATTTCGTTTTAAAAATCTTGCACAACCAGTTATTGTTCCTCCTGTTCCTACACCAGCAATTAATCCATCCAGTTTTCCTTCGCAATCTTTCCATATCTCTTCGGCGGTAGTTTTTTCGTGAATTTCAGGATTCGATAAGTTATCGAATTGCTGAAGTAAATATGAGTTTGGAATCGATGCTACTAATTCTTTGGCTAGATGAATAGCGCCTTGTATCCCTTCTTTCCCAGGAGTTAGTTGAAGCTCTGCTCCAAATGCTCTGAGCATAGAACGTCTTTCAGTACTCATTGTGTCAGGCATTGTAAGGATTAGTCGGTATCCTTTCGCTGCCGCTACCATTGCCAAAGCAATACCAGTATTACCGCTAGTGGGCTCAATTAATACAGTCTGACCAGGTTTGATTGTGCCTTCTCTCTCGGCTGATTGCACCATTGCTCCAGCTATGCGGTCTTTTACTGAAGCTGTTGGGTTAAAACTTTCTAATTTGGCGACGATTTCCGCCTTGCAATTAAATTCATTAGGTAATCGATTTAGCTTGACCAGAGGTGTTTGGCCCACTAGAGCAGTTATGTCATTAGCAATTTTCATCATCTTATAAAAAACTGGTATCAGTTTCGAGGTAAAAAAGTTATTTAAGAATTCAACTCTTATTCAATAATGCTTGAATATTTTTTTTTCAAAAGCTTTATTGACCTTTTAGAGATATAAATAGATGGAATAATTTTTTGGTATTGACTGAGAGAGTTTCCCAAAACTATAGACCTCCAATCTTGTGGATCTTTCTTTTTTGGACAATAGCTTGTGTAATTGCATTTATTTCTCTTGGGAACTTGCCTTTGAGAGATTTTGACGAAGCAACAGTTGCTCGAGTAGCGCTGGAATTGAACCAAAAAAGTGGACTAGATAGATTGCTACCTTCGATCTGGGATGAACCATATTTGAATAAACCCCCAGGTTTGCATTGGATAATTTCTTTTGCTATCTGGATTAGGCAAAAATTTCAACATAATATTGAATTTTTACCTTCCGAGTTTTGTATAAGATTTTTTCCAGCACTTTTTTCTACTTTTGTTGTGCCTTTGGGAGGGCTGATTCAATGGAATTTACGGCCTAAAGATCGAATTTCTTGTATTACTACATCAGCTATTTTATTGACTTTATTGCCAATTGTTAGGTACGGACGAATGGCAATGTTGGATGGGACACAGCTGAGTGCGATTGCATTTTTATGGTTTTGCTTATCATCAATAGAAAATAACAGGTCAAACAAAGTTAAGTTTTTAGGAGCTGGATTTGCTTGTAGTTTCATGCTTTTACTCAAGGCCCCTGTAATTATTCCTGCACTTTTAGCGTCTTTATTACCTTTGATTTGGGAAAACAGGTCAAGAAATTATTTCAATAATCTTTCATGGGGATGGTTTTTTTATGGCCTAATCCCTGGCTTCGCTTGGCATTTATGGAATGTATTTTCCTATGGCTCTGGAGCTTTATGGATGTGGTGGGGTGATGGTGCAGGAAGAGTTTTGTTTAAAGAAGGTTCTGGTAGTGAGCTTGGCTTTCTAGTCCCAGTAATTGAAATATTTGAAGGAGGATGGCCTTGGATTCTTGTATGGCCAATTGGAGTTGTATGGGCATTTTCTCATCTGCATACTCGTTGGGGAACTTGGGCTTTTAGTACACAAATAATTATTGCTGGAAGTATTTTACCCTTGAAACTGCAATTGCCTTGGTATATACATCCTTTTTGGTTGCCTTTTGCTTTATTATGTGGTCCACCAATTGCTTGGTTAATTAACAGAAAAGATTATGATTATGTTCTTGCTAGGAAAATATTAAGCATAATCCCTTATGTAATATCTTTCATTGGATTATCTCTATTGATTCTCTCTTTACTATTGAAATTCAACTTATTAAATTGGGGAGAAGAATACTTTAATATAATTTTTTCTATAAGTTCTGGTTGGCTGATTGGGGCACGATTACTATCAAATTCAAGAAAGAATATTAGGAAAATTGGTTTTTTGGGGATAATTCTAGGAAGCGTAATTGGCTTAATCTTCTTTGTAAGTTCAAAATTTTGGTTATGGGAAATAAATGAGAATTGGGATGTAAGACCAGTAGCTGAATTGATATCTGACTTACCTAATCAAGAAATTTATATTGGTAATAGCTTTGAGCGTCCAAGTTTAAATTGGTATGCACAAAAACAAATAAAAAGTTTTGACAAGAAAACTCAGACTAAATGCAAGGTTATTAAGGAAACTAATGATTGGGATCTTTATACATGCAATGAATAAATTAAATATTATTTTTTTAACATATTTTTCACTTATTTTGATTTTTTTTGCAAGAATTAAATAGTTATTAGTTTTTTTAAAGTGTATTGTATCGAGCTTACTATTAAGTTAAGCCCTTTACCTTTGATAGTTCAGAGGAAAGAGCATGAAGATGCTAAACGAGTTTATTCTGAAGTTATAGATTCTATTCAGAAAGGTAATCAAAGGCTTTTAGAATTGACCTGTGAAAAAGTTGAGGATAAAAAAATTACTGTTCTAGTAAGTGAAATTATTGCTATACAAATTTATGAAAAAACAAGTAGTGGTGGCAGTAGTAAACGTCCTGGATTTTCACTTGAAAATTAAGAGAAAATGGGAGTTATTCAATTTTGAAACCAACTGAGTTTGGCGATTTGGAATTCGATAAAGTTTCTTTTTCTTGGCCCAATGGAGTCAATGTTATTGATCAATGCTCGTTTTCAATTAAAAAACCTGGGTTGTGGATGTTGGTAGGAGAAAATGGAAGTGGTAAAAGTACCTTGTTTCGCCTAATAACTGGAGTAATTCGACCTAAAAGTGGAAGAGTTTTCTGTTCTTTGAAGCCATCATTGGTTTTTCAAAATCCAGACCATCAATTGCTTATGCCAACTTGTAAAAGTGAGTTGATCCTTTGTGTACCGAAAACTATTCCTCAAAGTAAGTTATTTGAGTTGATTCAATCAGCCCTTGAAAAAGTCGATTTAGGAGAAATGTTAGATAGACCTATTCATACCCTTAGTGGAGGACAAAAGCAGCGATTAGCTCTTGCTTGTGCAGTGGTAAGTGATTCTAATTTACTTTTACTTGATGAGCCGACTGCTCTTTTAGATCCTCAAAGTCAAAAGTCAGTCTTAAAAGTTGTGAAGAAGTTAACAAGTTCCTCAACTGATCCAATTACTGCAATATGGGTAACTCATCGTTTAGAGGAATTGTTTTACTGTGATGGTGCGGCAATACTTAAAAATGGAGCTATTGGAAAATGGGATTCTGGTTCAAAAGTGTTCCAACAATTAAAATCACTTGCCCTTAGGTAGCTGGCAAGGTTAAGTTCTTAATGTTGTAATCCTCGGTAGCTCAGCGGTAGAGCGATCGGCTGTTAACCGATTGGTCGCAGGTTCGAATCCCGCCCGGGGAGTTTTTAAAAAAAATTGAAATCATTGATTGACTGTCATATAAATTTTTTGGAATTTTCTAGATTCAAAAACTATTTATTAATCGACAAGAGGAAATAAATATTCCAAGGAAAGCTTTTTATGTGCGTTTTCTAAGCAAGTTTTCAGAGATCCTTAACAGAAACACCTTCGAATTGGAAGACTTTCTAAAGACAGTAGAACTTTTTTTAGTTTTTTATCTTATGAAAAATCAGTGATAGCAGATGATCCTGCGGATTAAGCTATGGATAACCGGATTTTTCGAATTCTGCAATAAAAACAAAATTTTGAGAGAATCATACAAATATTTAGTAATCGCTGTTGCGAGTACTTTTTTGTTACTTTGGCAATTATTAATGAAGCCTTGCATTTTACTTATTGAAGACGACCAGGACATGAGAGACCTGGTTGCAGGGCATCTAGAACATACTGGTTTTGATGTTCAAAGAGCTGAGGATGGCATTAAGGGGCAAGCTCTAGCTTTGCAATATGCTCCTGATCTTATTCTTCTTGATTTAATGCTTCCAAAGGTTGATGGTTTAACCCTTTGCCAGCGCCTAAGAAGAGATGAAAGGACAGCGGGAATACCAATACTTATGATTACGGCTTTGGGTGGTATTAAAGATAAAGTCACGGGATTTAACTCAGGTGCTGATGATTACATAACAAAACCATTTGATTTAGAAGAATTACAAGTCAGAATAAAAGCTCTATTAAGAAGAACTAATCGTGCTCCTTTAGGAAGTAGTAATCAGCAAGAAATACTCAATTATGGACCTCTTACTCTTGTCCCTGAAAGATTTGAGGCGATTTGGTTTGAAGCTCCTGTGCGTTTAACTCACTTGGAATTTGAATTGCTGCATTGTTTAATGCAAAGGCATGGCCAGACAGTTGCACCTTCACTAATTCTCAAAGAAGTTTGGGGGTATGAACCTGATGATGATATTGAAACGATTCGTGTCCATGTAAGACATTTGAGAACAAAGCTTGAGCCTGATCCAAGAAAACCTAAATTCATAAAAACTGTTTATGGTGCTGGATATTGCTTGGAATTACCAACTGGGGATAAAATAAATGAAATTCAACCCTTAATATTGCAAGCAAGAGAAGAGAGCTCTTCAAAAAAAAATACTGATGAAAGGGTCACTGTTTAATTAATAAAGTTTATTTCCAATAAAGCTACTTCCCAAGCCAGTCTTGGTTGTACGTAACTTATTAATTGTTGCCTAAGCTGCTCGAATTTTTTGATAAGAGTTGAATTTTTTTCTCTTTCCCAAATTCTATTTTGTTGGAAATTGATTAACCATAATTGATGATCTATATCTAGTTCATCGGTAATTTCTTTTGCTAGTTTTAATACTTCAATTTGATTAGTTAATTTCATTTCTAGCTTTTCTCGCAAACCATTTGAAATACCTAACCAATATTGAATATTTGTTAGGTATCGCCCTGGGGATCCATATGAAAAGGCAATTAGTTCTTTAAC from Prochlorococcus marinus XMU1408 includes these protein-coding regions:
- a CDS encoding TIGR01777 family oxidoreductase encodes the protein MKLFLTGCTGFIGRELIPLLISEGHKLTIISRQSEKKIKMTVNSSEIKVIQMNPADSSSWNNEELQSSLQSCEGVINLAGEPIAEKRWTDEHCKEITNSRLETTKNLIQNLRNLKKSPKVLINASAIGFYGSHSQTEFTEEDIPGDDYLANLCQEWETIAKNKPRATRLLIIRIGIVLAKDGGALGKMLPIFKAGLGGPIGDGKQWMSWIHRTDICNLINESIKNSSFSGVINGVAPNPVRMNEFASLLGKVLGRPSLLAVPGPILKLILGDGARVVLEGQNVQSKKFKKLRFKFIFPTINEALKSILN
- a CDS encoding NAD(P)H-quinone oxidoreductase subunit O, coding for MSDQPAKVDDSQSPPKVIKKFRKGDLIKVDRVKYLNSLESKASDNNLPEYIFQGPGEVLLIKGDYCQIRWRRPVPDVWISSDHIVSY
- a CDS encoding J domain-containing protein, which codes for MTSDPYQILKVHPKTNLQDIKKAYRELVKIHHPDKGGDIKVMLEINAAWEILKTKHKNNKVNKIDNCNANRETRYKKETTHSSQSEDIKTWFKNIYIPIDKLLGQIVNPLPAKIRDLSADPYDELLMDTFCLYLEKSKSKINKVKIIYTSIASPSLIKDFSLDLYHCLSQVEDGLNELERYTMGYVDNYLHDGKSMIAEAKKKRKFLQTNKKEWLFNK
- the cysK gene encoding cysteine synthase A, yielding MKIANDITALVGQTPLVKLNRLPNEFNCKAEIVAKLESFNPTASVKDRIAGAMVQSAEREGTIKPGQTVLIEPTSGNTGIALAMVAAAKGYRLILTMPDTMSTERRSMLRAFGAELQLTPGKEGIQGAIHLAKELVASIPNSYLLQQFDNLSNPEIHEKTTAEEIWKDCEGKLDGLIAGVGTGGTITGCARFLKRNNPKIKVFAVEPSSSPILSGGKSGTHAIQGIGAGFIPNVLDMSQLDEVIQISDDEAMEIGRRLAKEEGLLSGVSSGAAVAAALKIGSKSEFANKRLVVILPSFGERYLSTTMFTSIPANPVRGNEYL
- a CDS encoding ArnT family glycosyltransferase, with product MTERVSQNYRPPILWIFLFWTIACVIAFISLGNLPLRDFDEATVARVALELNQKSGLDRLLPSIWDEPYLNKPPGLHWIISFAIWIRQKFQHNIEFLPSEFCIRFFPALFSTFVVPLGGLIQWNLRPKDRISCITTSAILLTLLPIVRYGRMAMLDGTQLSAIAFLWFCLSSIENNRSNKVKFLGAGFACSFMLLLKAPVIIPALLASLLPLIWENRSRNYFNNLSWGWFFYGLIPGFAWHLWNVFSYGSGALWMWWGDGAGRVLFKEGSGSELGFLVPVIEIFEGGWPWILVWPIGVVWAFSHLHTRWGTWAFSTQIIIAGSILPLKLQLPWYIHPFWLPFALLCGPPIAWLINRKDYDYVLARKILSIIPYVISFIGLSLLILSLLLKFNLLNWGEEYFNIIFSISSGWLIGARLLSNSRKNIRKIGFLGIILGSVIGLIFFVSSKFWLWEINENWDVRPVAELISDLPNQEIYIGNSFERPSLNWYAQKQIKSFDKKTQTKCKVIKETNDWDLYTCNE
- a CDS encoding ABC transporter ATP-binding protein, which produces MKPTEFGDLEFDKVSFSWPNGVNVIDQCSFSIKKPGLWMLVGENGSGKSTLFRLITGVIRPKSGRVFCSLKPSLVFQNPDHQLLMPTCKSELILCVPKTIPQSKLFELIQSALEKVDLGEMLDRPIHTLSGGQKQRLALACAVVSDSNLLLLDEPTALLDPQSQKSVLKVVKKLTSSSTDPITAIWVTHRLEELFYCDGAAILKNGAIGKWDSGSKVFQQLKSLALR
- a CDS encoding response regulator transcription factor, whose translation is MKPCILLIEDDQDMRDLVAGHLEHTGFDVQRAEDGIKGQALALQYAPDLILLDLMLPKVDGLTLCQRLRRDERTAGIPILMITALGGIKDKVTGFNSGADDYITKPFDLEELQVRIKALLRRTNRAPLGSSNQQEILNYGPLTLVPERFEAIWFEAPVRLTHLEFELLHCLMQRHGQTVAPSLILKEVWGYEPDDDIETIRVHVRHLRTKLEPDPRKPKFIKTVYGAGYCLELPTGDKINEIQPLILQAREESSSKKNTDERVTV